In Alkalihalobacillus sp. FSL W8-0930, a single window of DNA contains:
- a CDS encoding PhoH family protein produces the protein MSETRVLHLEPKNTNEVQLLFGPNDSHIKRVEDSLNVQIVTRGEEISVTGPSVAIEHTAELFQSLLHLLRVGMSVNERDVVYAAGLAKNGQLSELYDLYDEKIATSVKGKVIRAKTLGQKHYVTQIRKKDMTFGIGPAGTGKTYLAVVMAVNALKDGAVHRIVLTRPAVEAGESLGFLPGDLKEKVDPYLRPLYDALHDVLGVEQTARLMERGTIEVAPLAYMRGRTLDDAFVILDEAQNTTKEQMKMFITRLGFGSKMVINGDLTQIDLPKGKQSGLETASAILKNVAGIGMIHLQQSDVVRHTLVQQIIQAYDQNDPGQS, from the coding sequence TTGTCAGAAACCAGAGTACTACATCTAGAACCAAAAAACACAAATGAAGTACAGCTCTTATTCGGTCCCAATGATTCACATATAAAAAGAGTGGAAGATAGCCTAAACGTACAGATTGTGACAAGAGGAGAAGAAATCTCTGTTACTGGTCCTAGCGTTGCGATCGAACATACGGCTGAGCTGTTCCAATCATTATTACACTTGTTAAGAGTAGGTATGAGTGTTAATGAGCGTGATGTTGTTTACGCTGCGGGTCTAGCGAAGAATGGACAATTAAGCGAACTATATGATTTATACGATGAAAAGATTGCGACTTCTGTTAAAGGAAAAGTGATTCGGGCAAAGACACTCGGACAAAAGCATTATGTAACCCAGATTCGCAAGAAAGATATGACGTTTGGAATTGGACCAGCGGGTACCGGAAAAACCTACTTAGCTGTTGTTATGGCTGTTAATGCACTAAAGGATGGTGCAGTGCATCGCATTGTATTAACAAGACCGGCAGTAGAAGCGGGTGAAAGTCTTGGTTTCTTGCCTGGAGACCTTAAGGAAAAGGTTGATCCATACTTACGACCACTTTACGACGCATTGCATGATGTACTTGGAGTTGAACAGACAGCACGCTTGATGGAACGCGGAACGATTGAAGTGGCTCCACTTGCTTATATGCGTGGTCGAACTTTAGATGATGCATTTGTCATCTTAGACGAAGCGCAGAACACAACAAAAGAACAAATGAAAATGTTCATCACACGATTGGGTTTCGGCTCAAAAATGGTGATTAACGGTGACTTAACTCAAATTGATTTGCCAAAAGGAAAACAATCCGGGCTTGAAACCGCTAGTGCGATCTTAAAAAATGTAGCGGGCATTGGAATGATTCATTTACAGCAATCAGATGTAGTGAGACATACGTTGGTTCAGCAAATTATCCAAGCATACGATCAAAACGATCCAGGCCAGTCTTAA
- a CDS encoding HD family phosphohydrolase, giving the protein MAKKPKSVKTWWNEIKQHRYIKSILVFLTAVFLYFMMLGNVIPEQLDIHLSDTAEEDIRSPITIENRQATEQLQSEAVENVEPNYVLKQNYAETQGGRVNDIFELVIQVKKDQTPAESDSEETDVEVDEEEVLEERLNSVKDALSSGTSNQLSDETIITLLETSESQLVLAKEATSNTVFEVMSEQIEANDLQEAKDQVDDLINISTVSNRLRDAMVEVGQFAIIPNYVYDRDSTERLREEASENIEPVMIREGQLLVQQGDVINNETYAQLRLVGLLDESLNVYPYVGLGMFVMIIMGMMLYFIQESNTTVKNNNSHFLMFILVFVIVTCLMKVTSYTELINIAGVGYVVPVAAGTMLLTLLLNTRIALFSSVLYAIVGTVLYSQDGASSFNVTYGFYLLVSSLAGALFLDTSNRITRLLKAGFLVACINVIAVLTLLFIKGLQHNWIEVGSHVASAAFSGIAAAILTIGLLPFFETGFSILSVSRLIELSNPNHPLLRKILTEAPGTYHHSVVVGNLAEAACERLGENGLLARVGAYYHDVGKTKRPHFFIENQLRQDNPHDKISPQLSTTIIISHPYDGADLLREYKMPKEIVDIAEQHHGTSLLKYFYHKANQDVEQPLPESQFRYPGPKPQNKVACIVAIADSVEAAVRAMSKPTPDKIEAMVNKIIKEKLEDGQFDESEITLRELNDIALSMLETLKGTFHQRIEYPDEIKKGGKEHDDTRGNHG; this is encoded by the coding sequence ATGGCTAAGAAGCCGAAATCAGTGAAAACATGGTGGAATGAGATTAAGCAGCACCGATACATAAAATCCATTCTCGTTTTTCTAACAGCTGTCTTTCTCTATTTTATGATGCTTGGGAATGTTATTCCGGAGCAATTGGATATTCATCTTTCTGATACTGCCGAAGAAGATATCAGGTCGCCCATTACGATTGAAAATAGACAAGCTACCGAACAACTACAAAGCGAGGCCGTTGAGAACGTTGAACCAAACTATGTGTTAAAGCAAAACTATGCTGAAACGCAAGGTGGACGTGTAAACGATATCTTCGAGTTAGTGATTCAGGTGAAAAAGGATCAAACTCCTGCTGAGTCAGATTCAGAGGAAACGGATGTGGAAGTGGATGAAGAAGAGGTTTTAGAGGAGCGCTTAAATAGCGTAAAGGATGCACTTTCCTCTGGGACGAGTAATCAACTTTCTGATGAAACAATTATTACATTGTTAGAAACCTCTGAATCTCAGCTTGTTCTAGCAAAAGAGGCCACATCAAACACTGTTTTCGAAGTAATGAGTGAGCAGATTGAAGCAAATGATCTACAAGAGGCAAAGGATCAGGTAGATGATTTGATTAATATCTCAACAGTTAGTAATCGCTTGCGTGATGCCATGGTTGAGGTCGGTCAATTTGCGATTATTCCAAACTATGTGTATGATCGAGACTCTACCGAACGTCTGCGGGAGGAAGCCTCCGAGAATATTGAGCCTGTAATGATTAGAGAAGGTCAATTATTAGTCCAGCAAGGAGATGTCATTAACAATGAAACCTATGCTCAACTTAGGTTAGTTGGGTTATTGGATGAATCTCTTAATGTTTATCCTTATGTTGGCCTTGGTATGTTTGTCATGATTATCATGGGCATGATGCTTTACTTTATTCAAGAATCAAATACCACTGTTAAGAATAACAATTCTCACTTTCTCATGTTCATCCTTGTTTTTGTCATTGTTACGTGTTTGATGAAGGTGACAAGTTATACTGAATTAATTAATATTGCGGGGGTCGGTTATGTAGTACCTGTTGCAGCCGGCACGATGCTCTTAACGCTATTATTGAATACACGAATTGCTCTATTTTCAAGTGTGCTTTATGCCATAGTAGGTACCGTTCTTTATAGCCAAGATGGAGCGTCTTCCTTTAATGTAACGTACGGCTTTTATCTTTTAGTTAGCTCGCTTGCAGGTGCATTATTTCTAGACACATCCAATCGAATCACAAGATTACTTAAAGCTGGATTTTTAGTGGCTTGTATTAACGTCATTGCTGTATTAACACTTCTTTTTATAAAGGGATTACAGCATAACTGGATTGAGGTGGGGTCCCATGTAGCCAGTGCTGCGTTCTCAGGGATCGCTGCGGCTATCTTAACCATTGGCTTGCTTCCTTTCTTTGAAACCGGTTTTTCAATTCTGTCTGTTTCAAGGCTCATTGAATTATCTAATCCGAATCACCCGTTGCTACGTAAGATTTTAACAGAAGCTCCTGGAACGTATCATCATAGCGTGGTTGTTGGAAATCTTGCAGAGGCTGCGTGCGAACGACTTGGAGAGAATGGGCTTCTAGCAAGAGTCGGGGCGTATTATCATGATGTAGGGAAAACCAAACGACCTCATTTCTTTATTGAAAATCAATTGAGGCAGGACAATCCTCATGATAAAATTTCACCACAGCTTAGTACGACCATTATTATCTCCCACCCTTATGATGGAGCAGACTTGCTCAGGGAATATAAGATGCCAAAAGAAATTGTAGATATAGCTGAACAGCACCATGGAACGAGCTTACTTAAATACTTTTACCATAAAGCGAATCAGGATGTTGAGCAGCCATTACCAGAATCTCAATTCCGCTACCCTGGACCAAAGCCTCAAAATAAGGTAGCATGTATTGTTGCGATTGCTGATAGTGTGGAGGCTGCTGTACGTGCAATGTCTAAGCCAACACCAGATAAGATTGAAGCAATGGTGAATAAGATTATTAAAGAAAAATTAGAAGACGGGCAGTTTGATGAATCAGAAATTACGTTAAGAGAGTTAAACGACATTGCGTTGTCCATGCTCGAGACGTTAAAAGGGACATTCCATCAACGAATTGAATACCCGGATGAAATTAAAAAAGGTGGGAAAGAACATGACGATACTCGTGGAAACCATGGATGA
- the ybeY gene encoding rRNA maturation RNase YbeY, with protein sequence MTILVETMDETNTLTNKQLDLIQDIITHASKVQELVGDYEVSVSFVDDEEIRELNKEHRGKDQGTDVLSFALNEGEDDVVEPIDGMPNLLGDIIVSVPRISSQAEDYGHSFERELGFLVVHGFLHLLGYDHLTEQDEKEMFGRQEEILTSYGLVR encoded by the coding sequence ATGACGATACTCGTGGAAACCATGGATGAAACAAACACCCTAACAAATAAGCAGCTAGACCTTATACAAGACATCATTACGCATGCCTCAAAGGTTCAAGAACTTGTTGGGGATTACGAAGTGTCTGTTAGCTTTGTAGATGATGAAGAAATAAGAGAACTAAATAAAGAGCATAGAGGGAAGGATCAAGGAACCGATGTCTTATCGTTTGCATTAAATGAAGGGGAAGATGATGTGGTTGAACCGATCGATGGGATGCCAAACCTTCTTGGAGATATTATTGTATCGGTACCGAGAATTTCATCGCAGGCAGAAGATTACGGTCATTCCTTTGAACGTGAGCTCGGCTTTTTAGTGGTTCATGGTTTTCTTCATTTACTTGGCTATGACCATCTAACGGAGCAGGACGAGAAGGAGATGTTTGGCCGTCAGGAGGAGATCTTAACAAGTTATGGGCTTGTCAGATAG
- a CDS encoding diacylglycerol kinase family protein, which produces MGLSDRNQKGFRRLLRSFVFATHGLKHVVKYEQNMQIHLGCSLLVMALAWWLHFPLMHWMILLLVIGGMFSLEIMNTAIERTVDLYTKEFHPLAKRAKDVAAAAVFVYGVFAVVIGLLLFGPPLLELLF; this is translated from the coding sequence ATGGGCTTGTCAGATAGAAACCAAAAAGGATTCAGACGGTTACTTCGATCATTTGTGTTTGCAACCCATGGATTAAAGCATGTCGTCAAGTACGAGCAGAATATGCAAATCCATCTAGGTTGCTCTCTCTTAGTGATGGCCTTAGCGTGGTGGCTTCACTTTCCATTAATGCATTGGATGATTCTATTGCTCGTTATTGGTGGAATGTTTTCGCTTGAAATTATGAATACGGCAATTGAGCGAACAGTCGATCTTTACACAAAAGAGTTTCATCCGCTTGCAAAAAGAGCAAAAGATGTCGCGGCAGCTGCGGTGTTTGTATATGGAGTTTTTGCTGTGGTGATTGGGCTGCTTCTTTTTGGTCCACCACTATTGGAACTTTTATTTTAA
- a CDS encoding cytidine deaminase, whose product MNEQLMKEATKARENAYVPYSSFPVGAALLMADGTIFHGANIENASFGLTNCAERTALYKAYSEGNREVKAVAVIANTDEPVSPCGACRQVMMELCGPDVHVYLGSTNGKIVKTTVAELLPGAFKAGDMNE is encoded by the coding sequence ATGAATGAGCAGTTAATGAAAGAAGCAACAAAGGCTAGAGAAAATGCATACGTTCCTTACTCTTCATTTCCAGTGGGGGCTGCGCTTTTAATGGCTGATGGCACCATCTTTCATGGTGCCAATATTGAGAATGCCTCATTTGGGTTAACGAATTGCGCTGAGCGTACAGCACTGTATAAGGCCTATTCGGAAGGCAACCGTGAAGTGAAAGCTGTAGCTGTGATTGCCAATACTGACGAACCTGTTTCACCCTGTGGGGCTTGTCGTCAAGTCATGATGGAGTTATGTGGACCAGATGTTCATGTATACTTAGGTAGTACAAACGGAAAAATAGTAAAAACAACAGTGGCAGAATTACTGCCCGGAGCTTTTAAAGCGGGGGATATGAATGAGTAA
- the era gene encoding GTPase Era, with translation MSNQQENEHKSGFVCLIGRPNVGKSTLLNRVIGQKVAIMSDKPQTTRNKIQGVYTDNDAQIIFIDTPGIHKPKHKLGDFMMKVAKDTLREVDIILYLVEANEGFGPGEQYIINRLKETNTPAFLLINKIDLVHPDELFALIDTYRQKHEFKEIIPISALSGNNVPVLLEQIKDKLEEGPQYYPADQVTDHPERFIVAELVREKVLQLTHEEVPHSIAVGIESMKRREHKDMIDIQATIVVERSSQKGIVIGKRGALLKEVGQQARADIEALLGTKVFLELWVKVEKDWRNKPAQLRDFGFRSDEY, from the coding sequence ATGAGTAATCAACAAGAAAATGAACACAAATCAGGATTTGTCTGTTTAATCGGAAGACCAAATGTCGGAAAATCAACTTTACTAAACCGAGTGATTGGTCAGAAGGTTGCCATTATGTCAGACAAGCCTCAAACGACTCGTAACAAAATACAAGGTGTATACACGGATAATGATGCTCAAATCATTTTTATTGATACTCCAGGTATTCATAAGCCGAAGCATAAGCTTGGTGACTTTATGATGAAGGTCGCAAAAGATACCTTACGTGAAGTGGACATTATCTTATACTTAGTTGAAGCAAATGAAGGCTTTGGGCCAGGAGAGCAATATATTATTAATCGCCTAAAGGAAACAAACACACCGGCATTTCTTTTGATTAATAAAATTGACCTTGTGCATCCAGATGAACTGTTCGCTTTAATTGATACATATAGGCAAAAGCACGAGTTTAAAGAGATCATTCCAATCTCAGCATTAAGCGGGAACAATGTTCCTGTTCTGCTTGAACAAATTAAGGACAAGCTTGAAGAAGGTCCACAATATTATCCGGCAGATCAAGTCACGGATCATCCAGAACGTTTTATTGTGGCAGAGTTAGTCCGAGAGAAAGTTCTTCAACTTACACATGAGGAAGTGCCACATTCAATTGCAGTTGGAATTGAAAGTATGAAGCGTCGTGAGCATAAGGATATGATTGACATTCAAGCAACGATTGTTGTAGAACGCTCATCGCAAAAAGGAATTGTGATTGGAAAGCGTGGAGCACTGCTTAAGGAAGTTGGGCAACAAGCCAGAGCTGATATTGAAGCGTTGCTCGGTACAAAGGTCTTTCTTGAATTATGGGTAAAAGTTGAAAAGGATTGGCGGAATAAGCCTGCTCAATTAAGAGATTTTGGTTTTCGTTCTGACGAATATTAG
- a CDS encoding YqzL family protein, producing the protein MLDLSWKVFTNTGNLDTYLLIKELERDSEAENGPDDIGTSDLTFDPNPQ; encoded by the coding sequence ATGCTCGACTTATCTTGGAAGGTTTTTACCAACACAGGAAATCTTGATACGTATTTATTAATTAAGGAGCTTGAGCGCGACTCAGAAGCGGAGAATGGTCCTGACGATATTGGTACTAGCGATTTGACGTTTGATCCAAACCCTCAGTAA
- the recO gene encoding DNA repair protein RecO, protein MLDKVEAIVIRTVDYGETNKIITLLTKERGKVGVMARGAKKPRSQLTAISQPFVYGSFVIYKGSGLGTLNQGDPIKSFRNIREDLTLASYAMYMAELVDKLTEENQRYLFLFDWLYLSLLKMEEGADPEVLTRIFEMKMMDVAGISPNLTQCISCGSVETPAAFSIRYGGFLCRACLHKDEHAFPCSAQTSRLLRLFYEMDLYRLGEISLKNETKQELKQIIRAYYDEYSGVTLKSRRFLDQLERMNLGTNIDT, encoded by the coding sequence ATGTTAGACAAAGTAGAAGCAATTGTCATTCGAACCGTCGACTACGGTGAAACAAATAAAATTATTACTCTACTCACAAAAGAAAGAGGGAAGGTAGGCGTGATGGCTAGAGGTGCTAAAAAGCCCAGAAGCCAGCTTACCGCTATCTCACAGCCGTTTGTATACGGCTCTTTTGTGATTTATAAAGGGAGTGGTCTTGGAACATTAAACCAAGGCGACCCTATTAAATCGTTTCGAAACATTCGTGAAGATTTGACTCTGGCTTCATATGCGATGTATATGGCTGAGCTTGTTGATAAGCTAACGGAAGAAAATCAACGTTATTTATTTTTGTTTGATTGGTTGTATTTAAGCCTTCTTAAAATGGAAGAGGGGGCAGATCCAGAAGTTTTAACTCGAATCTTTGAGATGAAGATGATGGATGTGGCAGGGATCAGTCCGAATTTAACGCAATGTATCTCATGTGGATCGGTTGAGACTCCTGCTGCCTTTTCCATTCGATACGGTGGGTTTTTGTGTAGAGCTTGTTTGCATAAAGATGAGCACGCGTTCCCATGTTCAGCTCAAACAAGCCGCTTGTTACGGTTGTTTTACGAAATGGACCTTTACCGTCTTGGAGAAATCTCATTAAAGAATGAAACGAAACAAGAGCTTAAGCAGATCATTCGTGCGTATTATGATGAATATTCTGGGGTCACTTTAAAGTCTAGACGTTTTCTAGATCAGCTTGAACGAATGAATCTAGGAACAAATATTGACACGTAG
- the glyQ gene encoding glycine--tRNA ligase subunit alpha codes for MNVQQMILTLQEYWAKQNCIIMQAYDTEKGAGTMSPFTLLKTIGPEPWNVAYVEPSRRPADGRYGENPNRLYQHHQFQVVMKPSPLNIQELYLDSLKAIGINPLEHDIRFVEDNWENPTLGCAGLGWEVWLDGMEITQFTYFQQVGGMEASPVSAEITYGLERLASYIQDKENVFDLEWVEGFTYGDIFSQAEYEHSKYTFEVSDTSMLFSLFQTYEKEAGRALDEQLVLPAYDYILKCSHSFNLLDARGAISVTERTGYIGRVRTLARRAARLYYEERERLGFPLLKEKEESNHE; via the coding sequence ATGAATGTACAACAAATGATTTTAACGTTACAAGAGTATTGGGCAAAACAAAATTGCATCATTATGCAGGCGTACGATACGGAAAAAGGTGCCGGTACAATGAGCCCTTTTACGTTACTAAAAACGATTGGTCCAGAGCCGTGGAATGTGGCTTATGTTGAGCCTTCAAGACGTCCGGCAGACGGTCGATATGGCGAAAACCCTAACCGTCTATACCAGCATCACCAATTCCAGGTGGTTATGAAGCCATCACCTTTAAATATTCAAGAGCTTTACTTAGACAGTTTAAAAGCGATTGGGATTAATCCGCTTGAGCATGATATTCGTTTTGTTGAAGACAACTGGGAAAACCCTACACTTGGTTGCGCTGGTCTAGGGTGGGAAGTTTGGTTAGATGGCATGGAAATCACTCAATTTACGTATTTCCAACAGGTTGGCGGGATGGAAGCAAGTCCTGTTTCAGCTGAAATTACGTATGGTCTGGAGCGTCTAGCTTCTTATATTCAAGACAAAGAAAATGTATTTGATCTTGAGTGGGTAGAAGGATTCACATACGGGGACATCTTTAGTCAAGCTGAGTATGAACACTCTAAATATACGTTTGAAGTGTCTGACACATCAATGCTGTTTTCTCTTTTCCAGACGTATGAAAAAGAAGCAGGGAGAGCATTAGATGAACAGCTTGTACTACCTGCTTATGATTACATTCTAAAATGTTCGCATAGCTTTAATCTTCTAGATGCGCGTGGAGCGATTTCTGTTACAGAACGTACAGGATATATCGGACGTGTACGTACATTAGCTCGTCGTGCAGCGAGACTTTATTATGAAGAACGGGAACGTCTTGGTTTCCCTCTGTTAAAAGAAAAGGAGGAGTCTAACCATGAGTAA
- the glyS gene encoding glycine--tRNA ligase subunit beta, translated as MSKHDFLLEIGLEELPARFVTSSINQLTQLVEEWLKEQRLACSEVKGFATPRRLAIQITDLEDSQPNLESEARGPAKKIALAEDGSWSKAALGFARGQGVTPDNLFTQEVKGTEYVFAKTFQEGKKTIELLPQLKELITSLHFPKNMRWHHYTMRFARPIQWIVALYDKQVVPFSITSIETGNTSRGHRFLGKDITISNPSDYQELLREQFVLVDATERKQVIREQLKELAGQEGWVIPVNEDLLEEVTNLVEWPTALSGRFEEEFLTLPKEVLLTTMKEHQRYFPVEDQEGKLLPHFITVRNGDRNHLENVARGNEKVLRARFSDSAFFYKEDQKMDIDAAVKQLDSIVYHEELGSLGDKVKRIKSIAEKLTAQPGFENVSINLVQRAAEISKFDLVSQMVGEFPELQGLMGEVYAQHLGENKDVAKAIREHYYPRFAGDSLPESDIGLIVSMADKLDTIVSCFAIGLIPTGSQDPYALRRQALGLVQMALEKQIDLGFDQLLALAVETAEEKGLDIANKEETLNQLYEFFMLRMKHALSDRGIEYDVIDAVLTSEQESIPWVFKKAELLSSVHKEESFKKVVEALSRVTNIAKKAEATVTIDPDLFEKEEENQLYDRYVELSELLKQAKGQGQVDAAYQALEQTAPVVHAYFEHIMVMSDQKEVKDNRLQLMKQLAQEIEDFAQFNKLVF; from the coding sequence ATGAGTAAACATGATTTTCTACTTGAAATTGGACTTGAAGAACTGCCAGCACGATTTGTCACATCTTCTATCAATCAACTCACACAATTAGTGGAAGAGTGGTTAAAAGAACAACGTTTAGCTTGTTCAGAAGTAAAAGGATTTGCGACTCCAAGACGATTGGCTATACAAATTACTGACTTAGAAGATAGCCAGCCAAACCTTGAAAGCGAGGCACGTGGTCCTGCCAAAAAAATTGCCTTAGCAGAAGATGGAAGCTGGTCAAAGGCTGCACTTGGTTTTGCTCGCGGTCAAGGGGTTACACCAGATAACTTGTTTACACAGGAAGTAAAAGGAACGGAATATGTGTTTGCAAAAACGTTCCAAGAAGGAAAGAAAACAATTGAATTACTTCCACAATTAAAAGAACTTATTACATCTCTACACTTCCCGAAAAATATGAGATGGCATCATTATACTATGCGTTTTGCTCGTCCCATTCAGTGGATCGTCGCTTTATATGACAAGCAGGTTGTTCCATTTTCGATCACTTCTATTGAAACAGGAAATACAAGCCGTGGTCATCGTTTCCTTGGAAAAGACATCACAATTTCAAACCCAAGTGATTACCAAGAGCTTCTAAGAGAGCAATTTGTATTAGTTGATGCAACTGAACGCAAGCAAGTGATTCGAGAGCAATTGAAGGAGCTAGCAGGACAAGAGGGATGGGTTATTCCAGTTAATGAAGACTTGCTAGAGGAAGTGACAAATCTCGTTGAGTGGCCAACTGCACTAAGTGGTCGATTCGAAGAAGAATTCTTGACTTTACCAAAAGAAGTTCTTTTAACAACGATGAAGGAACATCAACGTTACTTCCCAGTTGAGGATCAAGAAGGTAAACTTTTACCACATTTTATAACGGTTCGTAATGGAGACCGCAACCACTTGGAAAATGTAGCAAGAGGAAATGAAAAAGTATTACGTGCACGTTTTTCTGATTCTGCTTTCTTCTACAAAGAAGATCAAAAAATGGATATTGACGCGGCTGTAAAACAGCTTGATTCCATTGTGTATCATGAAGAGCTTGGATCTCTTGGTGACAAAGTGAAGCGTATCAAGAGTATTGCAGAGAAATTAACTGCACAACCTGGGTTCGAAAACGTATCGATTAATCTTGTTCAACGAGCAGCTGAAATTAGTAAATTCGATCTCGTTTCACAAATGGTAGGTGAATTCCCAGAGCTCCAAGGCTTAATGGGAGAAGTATATGCACAGCACCTTGGTGAAAACAAGGATGTAGCAAAAGCGATTCGTGAACATTATTACCCGCGTTTTGCCGGAGATAGCTTACCTGAATCAGACATCGGTCTTATTGTAAGTATGGCAGACAAACTAGATACCATCGTTTCGTGTTTTGCCATTGGATTAATTCCAACAGGGTCTCAAGATCCCTATGCCTTAAGACGCCAAGCGTTAGGTCTTGTACAAATGGCTCTTGAGAAGCAAATTGATCTTGGTTTTGATCAATTACTTGCACTTGCAGTTGAAACGGCTGAGGAAAAAGGATTAGACATAGCAAATAAAGAAGAAACACTAAACCAGCTTTATGAATTCTTTATGTTACGAATGAAACACGCATTGTCTGATAGAGGCATCGAGTATGATGTTATTGACGCTGTGTTAACAAGTGAGCAGGAGTCCATTCCTTGGGTATTCAAGAAAGCAGAGCTTCTGTCAAGTGTTCATAAGGAAGAGTCATTTAAAAAGGTTGTTGAAGCATTAAGTCGTGTCACAAACATTGCAAAGAAAGCAGAAGCGACTGTTACGATAGATCCTGACTTATTTGAGAAAGAGGAAGAAAACCAACTGTATGACCGATATGTTGAGCTTTCTGAACTCTTGAAGCAAGCAAAAGGTCAAGGCCAGGTAGACGCTGCCTATCAAGCACTAGAACAAACAGCTCCGGTTGTTCATGCATATTTTGAACACATTATGGTTATGTCCGACCAAAAAGAAGTAAAAGATAACAGACTTCAACTAATGAAACAACTGGCTCAAGAAATTGAAGACTTTGCGCAATTTAACAAGCTAGTTTTTTAA
- a CDS encoding helix-turn-helix transcriptional regulator, which produces MELSSRQEQILSIVKENGPITGEHIAERLSLTRATLRPDLAILTMSGYLDARPRVGYFYTGKQNAEILSDKVKTITVDHYKSRPVVVNESSSVYEAITTMFLEDVGTLFVVDKDSTLTGVVSRKDLLRASLGQKSLETIPVGIIMTRMPNVTVCYEDDFIIDVAKKLISKQIDGLPIVRKTDHGSGLEVTGRITKTNITSLLVDLANNESI; this is translated from the coding sequence ATCGAGCTATCTAGTAGGCAAGAACAAATCCTTAGTATCGTAAAAGAAAATGGCCCAATTACAGGTGAACATATTGCTGAAAGGCTTTCATTAACGAGAGCCACTCTTCGGCCAGATTTAGCCATTTTAACCATGTCAGGCTATTTAGATGCAAGACCACGAGTTGGATATTTTTATACTGGAAAGCAAAATGCCGAAATTCTATCTGATAAAGTAAAAACAATTACGGTAGATCATTATAAATCAAGGCCCGTGGTTGTGAATGAGTCTTCATCTGTTTACGAAGCCATTACAACGATGTTTTTAGAGGATGTTGGGACATTATTTGTAGTGGATAAGGATTCAACCCTTACAGGAGTGGTTTCAAGAAAAGACTTGCTTAGAGCAAGTCTTGGACAGAAGTCACTCGAAACCATTCCGGTGGGGATTATTATGACTAGAATGCCTAATGTAACAGTTTGTTATGAGGATGACTTTATTATAGACGTAGCAAAAAAGCTGATTTCAAAGCAAATTGATGGTTTGCCTATTGTAAGAAAAACAGATCATGGAAGTGGACTAGAAGTAACTGGTCGTATTACGAAAACCAATATAACTAGTTTGCTTGTTGACCTCGCGAATAACGAATCTATTTAA